The Alnus glutinosa chromosome 8, dhAlnGlut1.1, whole genome shotgun sequence DNA segment TTTGAAAGTTATCATCATGCTCAGatacaaaaagaataaaaaaaaaaatgaagaagatgaagaagaaggaagactataataataataagtaaacTTTATAGGCTCATGCAAgagcactaaaaaaaaaacaacctttTAAACGACAAACCTTTAACATTACACCATCATATTGGAGAAGTAGAAAGTAGCGTTAGAGCTTGCATCACACTATGTTTCTTCCCTTaatacttaattattaattcTGTACGACAAATATTATTTATGTACGACACGTAGGTGGCAGCCTTGTGTGTTAGCCATCTAGCTACAACAGAAATTTTAACCTTATGTGAAAAAGCCCATTTAACTAATCTAAGTGGAGGGGAGTTAGGTAACAGTCATTGTTTCCCATGCCACGCTATTCTAACCTAAttattttctctgtttttcacaATCCACTTTTCTCAAAGATGAgcatttaaaatataaacataatgaTTTTTGTTCATATATATCCAACTACAAACCTACCTCCTCTAACTCGGATAATCTCTTGTCCATGTGTCAAACCCTGTGAAATTCCAGAATTATTATACCTTTACTTTTAGCCTAAGTTTGATATGAATATATACACTTGAAGTCAAAGCCGCAAACagtcaatttttatataaacaaataattgaacAGACAAATAAGATgtggacaaagttttcctccaaattgaTTGAATGAAATTTATTAAACTGACTTATGTTATTAAAGCATGTAAGAATCATAATAAACTGATCGAATTAAAGGAATTTTCACaattcaatttgaaagaaaactttattctttCAAATGTGTATCATCATTGTTATGGAAGATTACAAAGGAGGGCTAAAAGCAGACCATAAATGTAATATATGCGTCCTTTAAGCATGATGTGGATGTGCAATAagtgagacagagagaaagatgTCCATTAATTCAAGTCAAATGGATGTGATCTATTTTACCGGCAATATCTTGTTTTGATGCATTTAACTGTGTACATGATGctactttattttaaaattttaaatgatgtgacaacATACACACACTATTAcatctataaaatttaatctggaccataaaataaatcatttcaatttcaaccgATCTGTTCTTACTGCAGATATTGGTTTAAAAGTGATTATACATCTAACAAGCCAGCTTAAAGTAAAACAGTATGTCAAAGTCCTATCTATCATCAGTATAAGTTAATCACACTTTCATAACTTACAATAATAAGTTGAAGTAGGTGACAATTGCTTTCAGTGATATACTTTGTAATACTAAGTGAAAAGTGCACTGATAGCTGAGCTACCTATCAGTACACATATGAAGCTCCGAATACCTGATTATTCCACCAGGCATATGTAATTTAATATTCGCtacaacttaaaagaataaacatTATTTATAAACATCTTTATTAAGTAAAATGGTTTATTACATAAGTTCCTTGATTAGTTGAAGATTAATCCATACCTATCAACAGATTTTTCTTTCCTCCCTGACATGCATCACTTTTCACCCACTCAAATTCATATTCacaagacatttttttttttttttttataagtaagagaaatatcaataaaaagcgcaaagcgcaatcaagtacacaagaagtatacaagaaaggcaactAAGTAGAAGAAGAACACAagacaaggaaatcattaaaactaaacgataaaggtgcgaggaaggccgccgaccaagagtacaaagaataaaagaaaaaggacatgagttcctcaatggttctttctttgtcctcaaactacCTATCATTgtgttccctccacaagcaccacaaaagacaacaagggaccatcttccacacggctacactccgagagcgaccacccgtccaccagcaagcgaataaatttaccacccgaagaggcataacccaagacaaactaaaacgactaaagatggcattccatagagcgcgtgcaacctcacaatggagaagaaggtgatccaccgactccccattcattttgcataTGCatcatctatcaatcacaatgacacgcttctttctgaggttgtccaaggtaaggatcttcccttgcactgccgtccaagcaaagaaagctactttcaagggaaccttggtccgccaaatacttttccagggaaaatgaatagcctctttgcaagcaagagtcttatagaaagatctaacatcaaatttccctttgtgagaaggggACCACCAAAGCCGATCTTCCCCATCACAATTCACTCTGGTTGAGTAcagcaaagagaaaaatgaagccaaaacatccacctcccagtcgtgggccgctcggaagaagctaacatcccactgataggacccGCTCACCACATCCAAATGGTCTGCAACATGTGCATCCTTGTCATACGCAATGTCgtacaaaactgggaaagcttccttaagaggcacctcaccacaccacacatcatcacCCAAAGACGGATCCTAGATATCTGTTAGAAACGCCTAtctagaagggaaaaaaaattattaaaactaatcaccaaaAGAGCTACAAACGCAGTTGTccaaatataaaaagaataaaaaaaggacTTAAGCTCCTTTAATGTCCTTTTGCAATACTCGAAATTTCAATCATTTCTTTtcctccaaatgcaccacaaaAGGTAAGAATGTACTATCTTCCACATGACAGCATTCTAAGAGCTACCACTAGTtcaccaacaagcaaataaatAAACCATCCGGCTAGGCATAACCAAGAACAGCCCAAAGCGACTAAATGGGTAAGGATATTTCCTAGAACTGCCGACTAAGCCAAAAAAAGCAATAATCAAAGGAACCTTAGTCCACCAAATACTATTTCAAAGAAAAGGTATGCCATCATTATATACAAGGACACTGTAAAAGGACCTAACATTGAACACCCATTTGTTTGAAAGGatccaccaaagcttgtcttttCCTTCTCGTCTCACTCTAAAGgagtacaacaaattgaagaaaaagtCAATacatccatctcccaatcatgagccgctctaaTAAAGCTTACGTGCCACTAAAGGGAACCACTAGAAAGTTCTAAATGAACAAAAGCAACGAAAGCATCCTTCAAATAAGCAATGCTATATAAAATcgggaaagcttccttaagggccTTCTCCCAACTCCACACATCATGCCATAATCTAATTTTGGAGCCATCTCCCAGctcaaatctggtatgactAGAAAACATCCTCCAACtcctcctaatattcttccatatcCCTACCCCATACGGCCAAAAGGGAAcaatagaacaccacccaccccaagAACTACTGAATTTGGAATCCACAACAACTCTGCATCAcgtctctctcatgcacatagcccacacaaccattttcccttatcttttttttttcttttttttttaataaggaatgTCAATATCTTTAATTAAGCACAAAGGGGCGCAATGTTAGTACaaatgaagtatacaagagaaacactcatttgaagaaaaagaacaaaaagtccaaaaatatgcaaaactaGAAACAAGCAAATTATGATGTGCACATATCCAAGTATATAATGTGTTGAACACAAGCTTTTCTACCAAACAAGTCAAGAATGGAactccataattctcttgcTAGTTCACAATGAATCAATATGTAATTAATGGACTCCTCACTcatcttacacatacaacactacTCAACCACCACCACATTCATCTTTCTCAAGTTGTCGAGCgtcaatattttccctaatcCACCCAACTATTCTattttttccaagaaaaaatGCCATCCACGAAGgaaaatttaaactcttcacctatcccaccccataagaatgttttttccatttttgttaTCAATTCTTTGTTTTACACCTTTCTTTAATGGCTTAGGCCACCTTTTTCATACAGAGCAGGATTATTCGACATATTATAAGAAAACTAACTTGTCATCAAACATACTATCTTATTGCACAAGCGAGTTTATTGCTTGATTTAAGTTCCAAGTCTTGGAAAACACCTCCCCCAGCCTCCACAAAAgcaactaaaaatataaatgaataaagaatgCAAATTAAGCACAATCGGTCAGCCTGGTGAATCAAAATGTAGGTTTGCTTTTGTTTATCCTTACATATATTTATTTCCACTAGTGAGAAGTAGTATTTCAAAGTACATGTTGTCAATAAAGAAAACAGCTGAATGGGCATCCGAATTAATTTACAGTGGTGCTTTCGCTGGTGTACCTGGCTCACGAGGATACTTCCTAGGGGTGGGGTGATCTTTCAAACATATGATGGCAGTTCGCTGTCCATATGGGCTGTGTGACTCCACTGGGCACATAGAAAGAATACCAATATCACTTTGATAAGGTATCATATCAACTGATCCTTAAACAAGGTCATTCATACATTTAAAGATTTAAAGCTAAAGAATTGACAAATCACATTGAAGTTAAAGTTATATGCAGAAACAAAGAGCAAACATAAAAACTACATGAACTTATGAGATAGCCCACAACTTGCAGAGGTCTGATTATCAACCAGCGTGGTTTCTTTATTAGAACAAAACTACCAAATCGTACTGGAATACAGCATGTCATGCTCATCATGACATACTGTATTCCAGTACAATATGTCAGGTTCACAAGCATGCTTTCTGTGTGCCTATGCAATCCCTAAATAATAGccattttttcaaagaaaaacaagtGCAACTTCAACCATTCTTAATCCTAttcttaaaaattaatcatGCATACAGCTCTTCTCCCTCCTCAATCCTCatcctattttttttcttgatccaCCTTTTTCCCGACATTAAGTAAACAACTTcaagcaagttataaggtttgataAGATCAAGGGCATTTGAAATCGAATACAAAATGTCAACAAGGCTAAGGGGAATACGTGGAGAACGAGAACGTGAGATGCATGGGAATGTCACTCTCCCTCtcaaccaccccccccccccccaaaaaaaaaaaaaaaaaaacccaccataAAGCACCACAAATTTGTCAGCCAAGAACTCATATTCCAGCCATGGGGGTGAAAAACTGTAACGAACAGAAGGCAGGGTATATGAGGGTCTCTTCTAGTTCTCAGCTGAAAGCAAAATCTTGACCCAAATGGAATAAAACTAAAATCTTGACCTCAGCAATAGTCCAGAAGGTAATGTTGCATGATCTAAAACAGTTGACAAGGCATTTAGTTTGGTCAGTAGAATCTAGAAAGGAAACATTTCACTATGTCCCTTTACAAtatactactaaaaaaaagaagccttTTTGGGGAAGAACATACCCTTGGAACCTTGTCCAATTTCATATAAAGAATCATCTAAGACATGAGTGTGTTTCTATAATGAAAATACCTGAGCACAGTTGCAACACGGAAGCACCCATCATTTGAATGGCTCTTTCTGCATTCCTGACTTCCGCCTATAGAATGTACATTGAGCAGTTTACACcgatgaaaaaaatatatgatggacaaaaaaaaagggggggggggacaaCTTATCACGCTTgcatttttaaggaaaaattttcCTTGAACGCATTTCTAGATCCTAAATTGTCAAAATCATTACATATCATTACATTGCTATAATACACAAAAATTGAAGCAAATCAATTTTTCCCTCATTGCATTTTATAGTAGTGTATTCATAGAAACTCTTCAGGATTTTATcaagaaaaaccacttcagcCCTCCAAATTTGCTAATATCAGAATGTAACTTTTTATGTGTGCAGAAAATTTTATTGAGTGTATTGGAATTACATGGAACGAGGCCACGACTTCTAGATAAAACCTAATTCTTACTTTTTGACTGTTGGTTTTCTAATATTTGGCTCATGGACCCTTGCCCTCTTTCATTTAATATATAGGACTTCTTGCTTTGCTTCAGCTTGATGCACATTGTAccctttattctttttctcatttcaaGTACTCTAGATCATCTCAGTACACCAGCAGCAACCATGGTGATGACATTAGCAATATAAACCAACACGTGGAAACCACATAAAATGGTTGGGTTTCTCCATCAGACCATTCACCAGTTCACTGACATTTTATTCTTCATAACAATCGTACCTCAGACTGTATACCACAAAATTTCTGATTCCCACCTATTTTCCCTGCAAAATGTCTTCACTCAAACAAATTTAAGCTAACAGCCCTGTACTGCCAAACTGTTTCCCCAACAAGTTCAAAAAAAACCCTAGTACAtgggaaatatacaagagaaacattCAAAAGGAAATTCTCAAAACATCAGGTAAGTTATACAAAAGCCAAAACACTACATATAACCGACTCATAAACATTATATACACGAGATATTTGATGTAGGGTCATTTGACTTCCCAACATAACACGGTATCTAAGCATATAATTTGATGTAGACAGGCTTATGGGTAATTGGGACTTGGTGTGTTGGAATCAGAGGGATGAaaaaaaggactccaaatcttCAGTACAAGGATCAGGTTGTTGAATTTCCATAAGTGAACGGCAGATACATACCTGAGGATTATGACCCTTTGCAGCTACAAACAAACCACCAACACGAACCAGAGGAAGACAGTATTCAGCTGAAAATGAAGAAACCAGAAGAGAAAACTTTAGCAGTAATGAGCCACTCAGAGTCTCAAAGATGCATAGAAGAAACCAAGATATGAAGTTCTCAAGATTACCTAAGATTCTCATTTCTGAAACTGCTCTTGCCACCGCTACATCAAATCGCTCTCTGAAGCAAAGATCCTGCCCCAAACTCTGTCCTATAACAAGGTTTGCAATGAGTAatggagccaaaaaaaaaaggtaaaaaacgTGGGCAATTTAAGCAATTCAAAGCTTcagaaagaaaacaaactaatataaaaagaaaatataaattatttgtgGATAGGAACTTCCTTAGGAACAGAGAAGTGATAATTAAATGCAAATTGCAAATGATGGTACAAAATAGCTCAATAAGCCAATTTAGAGATTCATAAACAATTACATGGAACATgatccccccccacccccccccccccaaccccccccAACCCAAAAGCATATTATCTCACTATgcatgtaacgacccacccccaatgacacaatattgtccgcttttggctccccataccagacttcccaggaggtcacccatcctgggattgctctcgcagcggctcgcttaactgcggagttctaataggttcattgccatcacggctttaaaacgcgttgtgttataaatggtgcatttatacatataagcacatcctcattcccaggcgatatgggacgtcacaatcacccccccttgggatccagcgtcctcgctggcgaccctcatgggatcaccccattcttggcatcccagcgagtgcccgccggcaaccctcttgggcttgtgcacgctcccaccatctcaggctgggcaatggctctgataccatttgtaacgatccacccccaatgacacaatactgtccgcttttggctccccatatcagacttctcaggaggtcacccatcctgggattgctctcgcagcggctcgcttaactgcggagttctgataggttcattgtcatcacggctttgaaacgcgttgtgtcataaatggtgcatttatacatataagcacatcctcattcccaggcgatgtgggacatcacaatgCATAATATCCAAACGAAAGCATAATCATATACAAACAAACGTGAAAACATCGGTcaagaaggaagagagaaacAATACCTCTGCTCTTCCTCTTACAACTTTGACATTAGATAATCCAACAAGACCTATTGCATGCTCCAAGAAAACACACCGCTTGTTCATAGACTCCAACAGCGTTACCTTCCAATCTTCCCATCcaaaacatatttatcagaTCCAccagaagaaacaaaaacaacaaatgaaTTTCCAACAAAAATCACAAGCCAAATCAATGTAAAAcataacaagaaaaataaagcgACTCACCAGGGCAAGCAATAGCTAAAATCAATCCGGGAAGCCCCGCGCCGCTTCCAACATCAACAAGGTTAATCTTGTTGATTGCGTTGTTACAGTGAGACATATAAGAATTTGTTATAGGGGGTATAATTGCAAGTGAATCCTCAATGTGCCTTTCCATAACTTCGTTTATCTCTGTAACAGAAGTGAGATTCATTTTCTGCAAGTTTGAAACACGTAGTAATAGCAATTAGCTcatgagaaaataaaatttatcagttttctcagcaaccaaacagggcgttaatttagagagagagagagagagagagacccggtTCCATTGGAGAAGAGTGTCGACGTAGAGATGGACCTGATCCTTTTGGTGGGAAGTTAGGGATTCGAAATAGGAAGAGCTAAGAGCACTAGTGGTGATTAGGCTTTGCGTGCCGATGATTCTGTGCGGACAAGAAATAGTCGTTGGTGTTGAGTTCGGAAGGTGCTTGAAGAAATTCCCGCGAGAAAAATGAATGTTGGGAACTACGAGGCTACGCCCAACCAACATCTTTTTCTCGCGCTCCTCGATCTCTAGTCTCGGTCTCTCGGATCATTGGATTGGGAaacttgggttccctttcgatAAAGAAGAAAGCTTCGAGCCCAATAAGCAAATGGTTGCTGCTGGTATATCTTGGGAAGCCCAACCGTTTGGCCCAACTCACTTCAAATTTtagagtaattttaaatgtcgCATCATATCTCTCTTGTGTTCCAAAAATTggtataacttttaaaattaccgttggatcaaaatttaatagtaatttatcataaattcaatggtaattttaaaagtcacattagtttttaagggaaaaatgagatgacatgtagcattacttcaAATTTTATGCCTTTTGTTGGCatcgagtaattctaaatatcACTCATGTCTTCTTtgtgtcctcccaaaattgatatggtttttaaaatcactattagatcaaaattcaatagtaatttatcacaaatctaatgatgattttaaaagaccCATCAATTTTAAGAGGACAACACAAGGGTCACATTTAGCATTATTTGATGGCATCATGGCACTAAAATTGGACTAGCCAACtacttttttttagttaaaatttagcTAAAACCCATAAGAAGTCATCTCATATTGGACTTCATATCTACAAAATTTTTTGGAGTTGCTCCAATTGCAAGATAAATGTAGCTACCAACTACAGAAAGGCAAGTAATTTATTCTTCACACACCCACTTTATACCGGTTGACATGATATAAGGTTGAATAACtacttaaaaaatcaaaactttttaCCTCCATTCAGCTGATATCACATCAATGGGTAAGAGAAATAAAatggaagtaaaaagtagtatTACTCACAACACAATAATATATTGTCATGGAGTAACACATCCGACCTTTATAAACTTAAAGAAAAAGTATACGAAAGAAGACCTAAACCTTTAATTTACTCAAGACATTCACTTGGGATCCTTATAGTGGCAAACTATCGAGAGATCGAGAAGCTATAAGGATTACAGCAAAACAGAACACGCACTGTACGTTTCTTCAGCCTTTTTGCTTGTTGTCTCTCCCCCTTTGCTGTCCCACTCCCACTAACATCAAGTTTACACAGGGAACCCCACAAGATAGAGCCCTCTCTGCCTGCCTTCTCTCCTCCTACTGTTTCCCCACACCAAAGCCTTTTGGGGATGGTCCTCTTTGTTTGGTTCCCTCTTGTAGCCCTTCTTTCAAAGTTATCGTCTGATCTGTTGTCTCATGCTTATGGTTGCTTCCCCATTACTCTATGTATACACATCATAATGTGAGGGACTAGGGCATGCATGCTGCAAGTCATTTGCATGTAACACCTGAGTAATATTGTtccacaaacaaattaaaacaacttcaccaaataaaaaaataactttcaacACAAAGTGATCGTATGGACGTAACCCTTTTTTGGATTAGGGAGCTTCCACATCATTTGATATGAAAATTTAggagaaaagtaatttttacccaaaaaaaaaaaaaaaatgtttttatcttAATTGGGTGGtaaaaaattcttctaaaacTCGGTGTTTTAGACTAATTTAGGAAGTGAATGAATGTTGCACGTCGCTTTTGCTGTATTTTTATAATATCTTCACAAGATTGATAGGTGGTGACGACCCGGCCACTTTCTTAATGTAATGATGATAGGCAGATATTCGGAACCGAACAGGTCATAGTACTTATGAAATAAAAAGCACTTTTTTCCTGTTGGGTCATAGGAGCCTCAGCACCTAAGCCCTGAGCAGTTCGGTGGAATCGCAGAAAGAGCTTATTCCTGATGGGTCCCATGCATGATCCCACGGTTCCCACCTCTCATGGCAGCGGTTTGATTTATAccatggtttgtttttctttttctttaacagATAAGTGAAGATAAAATTACAACAGAAAACTAAAGCAAAGTAAACTTACATATAaccaaaataaagacaaaaaaaaaataaaaaaaacaacatgaTTTATTGCAGTAATCTATTCCACAGTCATGAAGAGGAACCTTAAATGGAAGAAATTGAATATGAGAGGATCGGAGGGAAAGCTGTCAATAGTGCCGGTGGTAGTTGCCCATAGTAAAATTTGTTAGTGTAGAAAGCATCAGAAAGATTCTTAACTTCAGACTAGTTGCAGAATGAGTTATGAAAATTAAGAGATAACAGTACAATCAAATAATGAGTCTCCGCCGTAGATTGTGAAGCAAGTAATAGCAAGACCATGTATTCTAAGGTCCAAATCTGAGTCTGAAACTTTTttggcgaaaaaaaaaaaaaaaaaaaacttcattagTAGGGATTTAGATGAGCAAGGGTAGAGAATCGTTAGATCCACAGGAAGGTACCAAAATAAGTGTTAGCGCACGTACCACTCACGCGCTTCAAGTAACGACGGTGGAGAGAGAGGTGGTCGGAGATGGTAAAGAAGGGGTTAGTGGCTTGTGTAGGTGAAAAGGTTGTAATAGATCTAGTCCAAACTCCAAACAAGAGTGATGTTTAaactaaaagagaaagaaaaatcaaaatgagGTTGTGGAGGTTTATTTGGGTGGGAAAGGTAAAGAGGAGGGTAGAGCTTGCCTCCTCCA contains these protein-coding regions:
- the LOC133875645 gene encoding uncharacterized protein LOC133875645 encodes the protein MLVGRSLVVPNIHFSRGNFFKHLPNSTPTTISCPHRIIGTQSLITTSALSSSYFESLTSHQKDQVHLYVDTLLQWNRKMNLTSVTEINEVMERHIEDSLAIIPPITNSYMSHCNNAINKINLVDVGSGAGLPGLILAIACPDWKVTLLESMNKRCVFLEHAIGLVGLSNVKVVRGRAESLGQDLCFRERFDVAVARAVSEMRILAEYCLPLVRVGGLFVAAKGHNPQAEVRNAERAIQMMGASVLQLCSVESHSPYGQRTAIICLKDHPTPRKYPREPGTPAKAPL